The Carassius gibelio isolate Cgi1373 ecotype wild population from Czech Republic chromosome B22, carGib1.2-hapl.c, whole genome shotgun sequence genome window below encodes:
- the LOC127988054 gene encoding mucolipin-2-like, with translation MCHFLSLQRFSSFCLENYNQKVCEDDQREFLNGWYILVIISDVLAIIGSILKMEIQAKSLTNYDVCSIFLGTSTLMVWVGVIRYLGYFEKYNVLILTMGAALPKVLRFCCCAGMIYLGYTFCGWIVLGPYHEKFEGLSRVAECLFSLVNGDDMFPTFAEFEQKNTMVWLFSRAYLYSFISLFIYMVLSLFIALITDAYETIKGYQTTGFPMTELQRFMTGQKEGFPLQGQEVVGTECGEAETIHPSVMLCCCKSVPKDDTIILIS, from the exons ATGTGTCACTTCCTCTCTCTGCAGCGGTTTTCTAGCTTCTGTCTTGAGAATTACAACCAGAAAGTGTGTGAAGATGATCAGAGGGAGTTCCTGAATGGCTGGTACATCTTGGTGATCATCAGCGATGTTTTGGCCATCATTGGATCAATACTCAAAATGGAAATACAGGCTAAG AGCTTGACTAACTACGACGTCTGCAGCATCTTCCTGGGCACGTCGACTCTGATGGTCTGGGTGGGCGTCATTAGATACCTGGGATACTTCGAAAAATACAAT GTGCTTATCCTCACTATGGGAGCAGCTTTACCAAAAGTCTTGCGCTTCTGCTGCTGCGCAGGAATGATCTACCTGGGCTACACCTTCTGTGGATGGATTGTCCTGGGACCCTACCACGAGAAG TTCGAAGGTCTGAGTCGTGTGGCAGAGTGCCTCTTCTCGCTAGTCAACGGGGACGACATGTTCCCCACGTTTGCAGAGTTTGAGCAAAAGAACACAATGGTGTGGCTGTTTAGCCGAGCTTATCTCTACTCGTTCATCTCGCTCTTCATCTACATGGTGCTCAGTCTCTTCATCGCCCTCATCACAGACGCTTACGAGACCATCAAG GGTTACCAAACGACAGGCTTCCCCATGACAGAGCTCCAGCGGTTTATGACGGGGCAGAAGGAGGGTTTCCCCCTCCAGGGGCAGGAGGTGGTCGGCACAGAGTGTGGTGAAGCCGAGACCATCCACCCTTCAGTTATGCTGTGTTGCTGCAAAAG